In one Gossypium hirsutum isolate 1008001.06 chromosome D09, Gossypium_hirsutum_v2.1, whole genome shotgun sequence genomic region, the following are encoded:
- the LOC107897679 gene encoding DNA mismatch repair protein MSH2, with amino-acid sequence MDENFDEQNKLPELKLDAKQAQGFLSFFKTLPNDPRAVRFFDRRDYYTAHGENATFIAKTYYRTTTALRQLGSGSNGLSSVSVNKNMFETITRDLLLERTDHTLELYEGSGSNWRLMKSASPGNLSSFEDVLFANNEMQDTPVVVALLPNFRENGCTVGFSYVDLTKRILGLVEFLDDSHFTNVESALVALGCKECLLPLESGKSSECRTLSDALTRCGVMVTERKKTEFKARDLVQDLGRLVKGSIEPVRDLVSGFEFAPAALGALLSYAELLADEGNYGNYSICRYNLGSFMRLDSAAMRALNVLESKTDANKNFSLFGLMNRTCTAGMGKRLLHMWLKQPLLDISEINSRLDLVQAFVEDTELRQDLRQHLRRISDIERLMRNIQRTRAGLQHIVKLYQSSIRVPHIKSALEKYDGQFSSLIKERYLDPFELLTDDDHLNKFIALVETSVDLDQLENGEYMISPSYDDALATLKSEQESLERQIHNLHKQTAFDLDLPVDKALKLDKGTQFGHVFRITKKEEPKVRKKLSTQFIVLETRKDGVKFTNTKLKKLGDQYQKVLEEYKNCQKELVNRVVQTTATFSEVFEHLAGFLSELDVLLSFADLASSCPTPYTRPRITPPDVGDIVLEGSRHPCVEAQDWVNFIPNDCRLVRGKSWFLIITGPNMGGKSTFIRQVGVNILMAQVGCFVPCEKASISVRDCIFARVGAGDCQLRGVSTFMQEMLETASILKGATENSLVIIDELGRGTSTYDGFGLAWAICEHIVEVIKAPTLFATHFHELTALAHENGNYELQKKQIVGVANYHVSAHIDSSSRKLTMLYKGGLSEMVEPGSCDQSFGIHVAEFANFPESVVALAREKAAELEDFSPTSIISTDAGQEEGSKRKRGYDADDISRGAAKAHKFLKEFAELPLETMDLKQALQQVTKLKDDLQKDVNNSEWLQQFF; translated from the exons atggatgaaaattttgatgaacaaAACAAGCTTCCAGAGCTCAAACTAG ACGCTAAGCAGGCTCAAGGGTTTctctcatttttcaaaactctaCCGAAT GATCCAAGGGCTGTTCGGTTTTTTGATCGCCGG GATTATTATACTGCTCATGGTGAAAATGCAACCTTTATCGCAAAAACGTATTATCGTACTACTACTGCTCTCCGGCAACTCGGTAGTGGTTCGAATGGCCTTTCAAGTGTAAGTGTTAATAAAAACATGTTTGAAACAATCACCCGTGATCTTCTCCTGGAGAGAACAGACCACACTCTGGAGCTCTATGAAGGTAGTGGCTCCAATTGGAGGTTGATGAAAAGTGCCAGTCCTGGGAATCTGAGCAGTTTTGAAGATGTTCTCTTTGCCAACAATGAGATGCAGGATACACCTGTTGTTGTCGCACTGCTTCCTAACTTCCGTGAAAATGGTTGCACTGTTGGATTTAGTTATGTTGATTTAACAAAGAGAATACTTGGTTTGGTTGAGTTTCTTGATGATAGTCACTTTACTAATGTGGAGTCAGCTTTGGTTGCTCTTGGTTGTAAGGAGTGCCTTTTGCCCTTGGAGAGTGGAAAATCCAGTGAATGTAGAACTCTGAGTGATGCTTTGACCAGATGTGGTGTTATGGTAACTGAGAGAAAGAAAACTGAATTTAAAGCAAGGGATCTGGTGCAGGATCTTGGTAGGCTAGTCAAAGGCTCCATTGAACCAGTTCGAGACTTGGTTTCTGGGTTTGAATTTGCACCAGCTGCTTTAGGAGCCTTACTTTCTTATGCAGAATTACTAGCAGATGAAGGAAATTATGGAAACTATAGCATTTGTAGATACAATCTGGGCAGCTTCATGAGGTTAGATTCTGCTGCAATGAGGGCATTGAATGTCCTAGAAAGCAAAACTGatgcaaacaaaaattttagtttgtttGGTCTTATGAATAGAACCTGCACTGCTGGGATGGGTAAGCGGTTGCTTCATATGTGGCTAAAACAGCCTTTGTTAGATATAAGTGAGATAAATTCAAGGCTAGATTTGGTACAGGCTTTTGTGGAGGATACTGAGCTTCGCCAAGATTTGAGACAGCATCTAAGAAGAATTTCAGATATTGAACGACTTATGCGCAATATTCAAAGGACAAGAGCTGGTTTGCAGCATATTGTAAAACTTTATCAG TCAAGTATAAGAGTTCCCCACATTAAAAGTGCCCTGGAAAAATATGATGGACAGTTTTCTTCCTTGATCAAGGAAAGATATTTGGATCCTTTTGAGCTCTTGACTGATGATGATCATTTGAACAAGTTTATTGCTCTTGTTGAGACTTCTGTCGATCTAGATCAACTTGAAAATGGGGAATACATGATTTCACCTAGTTATGATGATGCACTAGCTACACTAAAAAGTGAGCAGGAGTCACTAGAGCGCCAAATACACAATTTACATAAACAAACTGCTTTTGATCTTGATCTGCCGGTAGACAAGGCATTAAAGTTAGATAAGGGCACACAGTTTGGACATGTTTTCAGAATTACAAAGAAAGAAGAGCCCAAAGTAAGGAAAAAGCTCTCCACCCAATTTATTGTCCTTGAAACCCGAAAGGATGGAGTGAAATTCACTAACACAAAGCTTAAAAAGTTGGGGGACCAGTACCAAAAGGTACTTGAGGAGTATAAGAATTGTCAAAAAGAGCTAGTAAATCGAGTGGTTCAAACTACAGCAACTTTCTCTGAG GTATTTGAGCACTTAGCTGGGTTTCTCTCTGAATTGGATGTCCTACTTAGTTTTGCAGATTTAGCTTCAAGTTGTCCTACCCCATACACAAGACCCAGAATTACTCCACCA GATGTGGGGGATATTGTTTTAGAAGGAAGTAGACATCCTTGTGTGGAGGCTCAGGACTGGGTTAATTTTATACCAAATGATTGTAGACTT GTAAGAGGCAAGAGCTGGTTCCTGATCATCACTGGACCTAATATGGGTGGAAAATCAACATTCATCCGCCAG GTTGGTGTTAACATTCTAATGGCACAAGTAGGCTGTTTTGTTCCTTGTGAAAAAGCTAGCATTTCTGTTCGAGATTGTATTTTTGCCCGTGTTGGTGCTGGTGACTGCCAA CTACGTGGAGTTTCTACCTTTATGCAAGAAATGCTTGAAACTGCATCAATATTGAAAGGAGCTACTGAGAATTCATTGGTGATCATCGATGAGTTGGGGCGAGGAACATCAACCTATGATGGATTTG GTTTAGCATGGGCCATATGTGAGCATATTGTTGAAGTGATTAAAGCACCTACACTGTTTGCTACCCACTTCCATGAACTGACTGCTTTAGCTCATGAAAATGGCAATTATGAGTTGCAGAAAAAACAGATCGTTGGTGTGGCAAACTATCATGTTAGTGCTCACATTGACTCATCAAGTCGGAAATTGACAATGCTGTACAAAGGTGGGTTATCAGAAATG GTTGAGCCAGGGTCATGTGATCAAAGTTTTGGTATTCATGTGGCAGAATTTGCCAATTTTCCTGAAAGTGTTGTTGCTCTTGCAAGAGAAAAGGCTGCTGAATTGGAAGATTTCTCACCGACTTCAATCATTTCAACTGATGCTGGACAAGAG GAGGGTTCAAAAAGGAAGAGAGGGTATGATGCTGATGACATATCTAGGGGTGCTGCAAAGGCTCACAAGTTTTTAAAGGAGTTTGCTGAGCTGCCATTGGAGACCATGGACCTGAAACAGGCTCTGCAACAAGTAACCAAGCTAAAGGATGACTTACAAAAAGATGTAAACAACTCTGAGTGGCTTCAGCAATTCTTCTAG